One window of Paenibacillus sp. FSL K6-3182 genomic DNA carries:
- a CDS encoding M24 family metallopeptidase, which translates to MDLSISIRHASLREAESKAEQLFKAIEDQGIIRPDVTEKQINREIYQLAFQMFGIKKYWHKRIVRAGKNTLFPYRENPPDLIVSKDDIIFLDFGPIFEDWEADFGRTFILGDDPAKIKLKNDIVEAWDEGKAYFQSQSAITGSELYTYVSHLALKYGWEFGGPHAGHLIGEFPHEVIQGESVENYIHQGNHIPMRDPDSNGKPRDWILEIHFVDRKLEIGGFIEQLLTVD; encoded by the coding sequence ATGGATCTATCTATTAGTATACGGCATGCGTCGCTAAGAGAGGCTGAAAGCAAGGCGGAACAACTATTCAAGGCGATCGAAGATCAAGGAATTATTCGTCCTGATGTGACTGAAAAGCAAATAAATCGTGAAATCTATCAATTGGCATTCCAGATGTTTGGTATTAAGAAATATTGGCATAAACGAATCGTGCGAGCTGGCAAAAACACGTTGTTCCCATATAGAGAAAACCCGCCTGATCTGATTGTTTCCAAAGATGATATTATATTTCTGGATTTCGGCCCAATTTTTGAAGATTGGGAAGCTGATTTCGGAAGAACTTTCATCCTAGGAGATGATCCTGCAAAAATAAAACTGAAAAATGATATTGTTGAGGCCTGGGATGAAGGGAAGGCCTATTTTCAGTCTCAATCTGCGATTACAGGTAGTGAACTTTATACCTATGTGAGTCATCTAGCTTTAAAATACGGATGGGAGTTTGGAGGTCCGCATGCAGGTCACCTTATAGGTGAATTCCCTCATGAAGTAATACAGGGAGAATCCGTTGAAAACTATATTCATCAAGGTAATCATATTCCAATGAGAGATCCGGATTCGAATGGTAAGCCTCGCGATTGGATTTTGGAAATTCATTTTGTGGACAGAAAGCTGGAAATTGGCGGTTTTATCGAGCAATTATTAACCGTTGATTAA